From Pseudomonas sp. LS1212, the proteins below share one genomic window:
- the clpP gene encoding ATP-dependent Clp endopeptidase proteolytic subunit ClpP, whose amino-acid sequence MSRNSYIQQSSDIQAAGGLVPMVIEQSARGERAYDIYSRLLKERVIFLIGPVEDYMANLVAAQLLFLEAENPDKDIHLYINSPGGSVTAGMSIYDTMQFIKPDVSTTCIGQACSMGAFLLAGGAKGKRFCLPNSRVMIHQPLGGFQGQASDIDIHAKEILSIRARLNELLAFHTGQPIEKIEQDTNRDNFMSSERAAEYGLIDSVLQKRLMSA is encoded by the coding sequence ATGTCCCGCAATTCTTATATTCAGCAGAGCTCTGACATCCAGGCCGCAGGCGGTCTGGTCCCGATGGTTATCGAGCAATCCGCTCGTGGCGAACGCGCCTACGATATCTACTCGCGCCTCCTGAAGGAGCGGGTGATCTTCCTGATCGGCCCGGTAGAAGATTACATGGCCAATCTGGTTGCCGCGCAATTGCTGTTCCTTGAAGCGGAAAACCCGGACAAGGACATCCATCTTTACATCAACTCACCAGGCGGTTCGGTGACGGCGGGCATGTCGATCTACGACACCATGCAGTTCATCAAGCCGGACGTTTCCACCACCTGCATCGGCCAGGCCTGCAGCATGGGCGCCTTCCTGCTGGCCGGCGGTGCCAAGGGCAAGCGTTTCTGCCTGCCGAACTCGCGCGTGATGATTCACCAGCCGTTGGGCGGTTTCCAGGGTCAGGCGTCGGATATCGACATCCATGCCAAGGAAATCCTGTCCATTCGTGCGCGCCTGAACGAGCTGCTGGCGTTCCACACCGGCCAGCCGATCGAAAAGATCGAGCAGGACACAAATCGCGACAACTTCATGAGCTCCGAGCGTGCGGCCGAATACGGCCTCATTGATTCGGTGCTGCAGAAGCGTCTAATGTCTGCATAA